A window of the Gossypium arboreum isolate Shixiya-1 chromosome 2, ASM2569848v2, whole genome shotgun sequence genome harbors these coding sequences:
- the LOC108466251 gene encoding WAT1-related protein At5g64700 has protein sequence MDNKKPYLAIILIQSIYAGMFLVSKAAFDGGMNNFVFVFYRQAAATVVLIPLALFLEWKTAPPLSFVTFSKIFLLSLFGITLSLDINGIALVYTSATLAAATTNCLPVITFFLAVLLGVETLRLKTSAGIAKLMGILSCLAGALTLAFFKGPHFKLFCLHHLFQHHHDQTFATTPTSSGLTWIKGSFLMLLSNILWGLWLVLQGPVLKTYPSKLLFTALQCFLSTIQSFAIAIALVRDPYEWRLGWNVRLVSVAYCGIVVTGVTYYLQAWVIEKKGPVLLAMSTPLNLIFTVLCSAFFLCQFISLGSVVGGALLICGLYSVLWGKTKEQKLLNQNCSSAAVDKECTELPVVAS, from the exons atggATAACAAAAAGCCCTATCTTGCTATTATTCTCATTCAATCTATATATGCGGGCATGTTCTTGGTGTCCAAAGCAGCTTTCGATGGTGGCATGAACAATTTCGTCTTCGTTTTCTACAGGCAGGCTGCTGCTACCGTTGTCTTGATCCCTCTTGCCTTGTTTCTTGAATG GAAAACAGCGCCCCCACTATCATTCGTGACGTTCAGCAAGATATTTTTGCTGTCTTTATTCGG GATAACTTTAAGCTTGGATATCAATGGTATAGCCCTTGTTTATACCTCTGCAACTTTAGCTGCTGCTACAACAAATTGTCTGCCTGTCATCACCTTTTTCTTGGCTGTGTTACTCGG GGTGGAAACGTTGAGACTAAAGACAAGTGCAGGGATAGCAAAACTTATGGGCATATTAAGTTGCTTGGCTGGTGCACTCACCCTTGCCTTTTTCAAGGGTCCCCATTTCAAACTTTTTTGCCTCCATCACCTCTTTCAGCACCACCATGACCAAACATTTGCTACTACCCCAACTTCCTCTGGTCTCACTTGGATTAAAGGTTCTTTCCTCATGTTGCTTTCCAACATCCTTTGGGGCTTATGGCTCGTCCTGCAG GGTCCGGTTTTGAAGACCTACCCTTCGAAGCTTCTCTTTACAGCTCTTCAGTGCTTCTTAAGCACAATTCAGTCATTTGCTATCGCTATTGCTTTGGTAAGAGATCCTTATGAATGGCGACTCGGCTGGAACGTTCGACTCGTTTCTGTAGCTTACTGT GGAATTGTGGTAACAGGCGTGACATATTACCTACAAGCATGGGTTATTGAAAAGAAGGGACCAGTGCTCTTGGCCATGTCAACACCATTGAATCTCATCTTCACAGTGTTGTGTTCTGCATTTTTCTTATGCCAGTTTATCAGTTTAGGAAG TGTGGTAGGGGGGGCTTTGTTGATTTGTGGGCTATACAGTGTGCTGTGGGGCAAAACCAAAGAGCAGAAACTGCTGAATCAAAATTGTTCATCAGCTGCTGTGGACAAAGAATGCACTGAGCTACCGGTTGTGGCATCCTAA